In the Hyphomonadaceae bacterium BL14 genome, one interval contains:
- a CDS encoding cystathionine gamma-synthase family protein, whose amino-acid sequence MSKPETPYRKRALGARSLSPETMMMSYGFDAKLSEGSIKPPIFQTSTFAFATAEEGAAFFRVMGGRSQSGDPAQAGLLYSRFNNPNMEVLEDRLTLFDGAEEALVFSSGMGAISTVIMAHAHAGDVVLQSTPLYGGTETLIRAILPQYGIKSADFFAGASEAEISKAVDAAMALGRIAVIFCETPTNPTNEVVDLAQMKRLADEIGARQGHRPPVVVDNTILGPIGQTPLAHGADIVVYSLTKYIGGHSDLIGGAAMGSDALMRPVRKLRSGMGTNLDPNTCWMLARSLETVTLRMKAAFEGAAIVANYLKTHPKVEKVRYLGFLEPGSRDQVVHERQSGGHHGSTFSFDVVGGQAAAFRMLNALQVLKLAVSLGGTETLICHPGSTTHAAVEESLRERLGFTGGLVRISVGIENPEDLIADLEQALEHA is encoded by the coding sequence ATGAGCAAACCTGAAACGCCCTACCGCAAGCGCGCGCTGGGCGCGCGCTCGCTGAGCCCCGAAACCATGATGATGAGCTATGGCTTCGACGCCAAGCTGTCGGAAGGCTCGATCAAACCGCCGATCTTCCAGACCTCGACCTTCGCCTTTGCCACCGCGGAGGAGGGCGCGGCCTTTTTCCGCGTCATGGGCGGGCGTTCGCAGTCCGGCGATCCGGCCCAGGCAGGGCTGTTGTATTCGCGCTTCAACAATCCGAACATGGAAGTGCTTGAAGACCGGCTCACCCTGTTTGACGGGGCCGAGGAAGCGCTGGTCTTTTCATCGGGCATGGGCGCTATCTCCACCGTGATCATGGCCCACGCCCATGCCGGTGATGTGGTGCTCCAGTCCACCCCGCTCTATGGCGGGACCGAAACGCTGATCCGCGCCATCCTGCCCCAGTATGGCATCAAGAGTGCCGATTTCTTCGCGGGTGCCAGCGAGGCGGAGATCAGCAAGGCCGTTGACGCCGCCATGGCGCTGGGCCGCATTGCCGTGATCTTCTGCGAAACCCCCACCAATCCGACCAATGAAGTGGTGGATCTGGCCCAGATGAAGCGCCTGGCGGACGAGATCGGCGCGCGTCAGGGCCATCGCCCGCCCGTGGTGGTGGACAATACCATTCTGGGGCCCATCGGCCAGACGCCGCTGGCCCATGGTGCCGACATCGTTGTGTATTCGCTCACCAAATATATTGGCGGCCATTCCGATCTCATTGGCGGCGCGGCCATGGGCTCAGACGCCCTGATGCGCCCGGTGCGCAAGCTGCGCTCAGGCATGGGCACCAATCTTGATCCCAATACGTGCTGGATGCTGGCGCGCTCGCTGGAAACGGTGACCCTGCGCATGAAAGCCGCGTTTGAAGGCGCAGCGATCGTGGCCAACTATCTCAAAACCCACCCGAAAGTGGAAAAGGTGCGCTATCTCGGCTTCCTGGAGCCCGGCTCGCGCGACCAGGTGGTTCACGAGCGCCAGAGCGGCGGCCATCACGGCTCCACCTTCTCGTTTGACGTTGTGGGCGGGCAGGCTGCGGCCTTCCGTATGCTCAACGCGCTGCAGGTGCTCAAGCTGGCGGTCAGCCTCGGCGGCACCGAGACCCTGATCTGTCACCCCGGCAGCACCACCCATGCGGCCGTTGAGGAATCCCTGCGCGAGCGTCTGGGCTTCACGGGCGGGCTTGTGCGCATCTCGGTGGGCATCGAGAATCCCGAAGACCTGATCGCCGATCTCGAACAGGCGCTGGAGCACGCCTGA
- the astB gene encoding N-succinylarginine dihydrolase — MTGAVEANFDGLVGPTHNYGGLAPGNLASAKNRGAVARPRAGVLEGLSKARSLADAGLVQGLLPPQERPDIPALRALGFTGRSDGAVWEAAYKAAPELALNMLSASSMWAANAATVSPGVDAADGRVHFTPANLVTALHRSIEHRQTQKALSRIFADERRFAVHDALPSQAHFADEGAANHVRLCAQHGAPGVEIFVHGRDAFETWQAKYPARQTLQACEAVARRHGLDPARTVHIRQSRKAIEAGAFHNDVVCVGTGPVLFYHEHAFEDSPAALDAIRRAADGLFEPVFVEVPDAEVPLIDAITSYLFNSQLLIWPGESRQVLLAPKETEETASTLEYSQRLTAGNGPIGAVQFADVRQSMRNGGGPACLRLRVVLDEAQRAAVNPGAWLTAQRHDALTAWAHTHYRETLAPGDLGDPALVDENRAALDALTGILQLGSDFYPFQRAGR, encoded by the coding sequence ATGACCGGCGCGGTGGAAGCCAATTTCGACGGGCTGGTCGGCCCGACCCATAATTATGGCGGGCTCGCGCCGGGCAATCTCGCCAGCGCCAAAAATCGCGGTGCCGTGGCGCGTCCGCGCGCCGGGGTGCTGGAAGGCCTCTCCAAGGCGCGAAGCCTGGCCGATGCGGGGCTGGTCCAGGGCCTGCTCCCGCCGCAGGAGCGTCCGGATATTCCGGCCCTGCGCGCGCTGGGCTTTACCGGCCGCAGTGATGGCGCGGTGTGGGAGGCGGCTTACAAGGCCGCGCCGGAACTGGCGCTGAACATGCTGTCGGCCTCGTCCATGTGGGCGGCCAATGCCGCCACCGTCTCGCCGGGCGTGGATGCAGCGGACGGGCGTGTGCATTTCACGCCGGCCAATCTGGTGACGGCGCTGCACCGGTCCATCGAACACCGGCAGACCCAAAAGGCGCTGTCGCGCATCTTCGCCGATGAGCGCCGTTTCGCCGTCCACGACGCTCTGCCCAGCCAGGCCCATTTCGCCGATGAAGGCGCGGCCAATCATGTGCGCCTGTGCGCGCAGCATGGCGCGCCTGGCGTGGAGATTTTCGTCCATGGCCGCGACGCGTTCGAGACCTGGCAGGCGAAGTATCCCGCTCGCCAGACCCTGCAGGCCTGCGAGGCGGTCGCGCGCCGCCACGGACTCGATCCGGCGCGCACCGTGCATATCCGCCAGTCGCGCAAGGCCATCGAGGCGGGTGCCTTCCATAATGACGTGGTGTGCGTGGGGACCGGCCCGGTGCTGTTCTATCACGAGCACGCGTTCGAGGATTCCCCCGCAGCCCTCGACGCCATCCGCCGCGCCGCGGACGGCCTGTTCGAGCCGGTCTTTGTGGAGGTGCCCGACGCCGAGGTCCCGCTGATCGACGCCATCACCTCATACCTGTTCAATTCCCAGCTTCTGATCTGGCCGGGCGAGAGCCGCCAGGTCCTGTTGGCACCGAAGGAGACTGAAGAGACCGCTTCGACGCTGGAATATTCCCAGCGCCTGACCGCCGGCAATGGACCCATCGGCGCGGTTCAGTTCGCTGATGTGCGCCAGTCCATGCGCAATGGCGGCGGGCCAGCCTGTCTGCGCCTGCGCGTGGTGCTGGATGAGGCCCAGCGCGCCGCGGTCAATCCGGGTGCCTGGCTGACGGCGCAGCGTCATGATGCGCTCACCGCCTGGGCCCATACCCACTACCGCGAGACGCTGGCTCCGGGCGATCTGGGCGATCCGGCTCTGGTGGATGAAAACCGGGCAGCGCTCGACGCGCTCACCGGCATTCTGCAGCTGGGATCGGATTTCTATCCGTTCCAGAGGGCCGGCCGTTAA
- a CDS encoding hydrolase, protein MTALTLDRDDRAVLDWIEGEADAMIARVKAWSAINSGSRNADGLEAMRAELETAFAPLEGRISAVELAPSTTIELDGEIRDVAYTPAFRLTQRPDAPVKIVLTGHHDTVFPPGSGFDTWRMLDDDTINGPGTADMKGGLIVMLTALMGLERSPWADQIGYDILISPDEEIGSLGSGPVLAELGRHAHVGMTYEPALVDGSLAGARKGSGNFSLRCRGRAAHAGREHHLGRNAIVAAADFARRLDALNGQREHVTFNVSRIDGGGAPNVVPELGICRFNVRVKTEDDALWARAEIDALVKLTDARDGIAADLHGGFTRPPKPMSPANLRMFEWTRAAGEPLGLDIRWKDTGGVCEGNNLWASGCPNVDTLGVRGADIHSSREIAKLSSLPERAQLSAVMLMQFARGRFNAAEARALAKG, encoded by the coding sequence ATGACCGCCCTCACCCTTGACCGGGACGACCGCGCCGTTCTCGACTGGATCGAGGGCGAGGCGGACGCCATGATTGCGCGTGTCAAAGCCTGGTCCGCGATCAATTCCGGCAGCCGGAACGCCGACGGGCTGGAAGCCATGCGGGCCGAGTTGGAAACAGCTTTTGCACCGCTGGAAGGCCGGATCAGCGCTGTGGAACTGGCACCGTCCACCACGATCGAGCTGGATGGTGAAATCCGGGACGTGGCGTACACGCCTGCCTTCCGTTTGACCCAGCGCCCCGACGCGCCGGTGAAAATCGTCCTGACCGGCCACCACGACACGGTGTTCCCGCCGGGATCCGGTTTTGACACCTGGCGCATGCTGGACGACGACACCATCAATGGTCCGGGCACGGCCGACATGAAGGGCGGGCTGATCGTCATGCTCACCGCCCTGATGGGGCTGGAGCGCAGCCCGTGGGCGGATCAGATCGGCTATGACATATTGATCAGCCCTGACGAGGAGATCGGCTCGCTGGGCTCCGGGCCAGTGCTCGCCGAGCTCGGCCGCCACGCCCATGTGGGCATGACGTATGAGCCGGCGCTGGTGGATGGCTCGCTGGCGGGCGCGCGCAAGGGGTCGGGCAATTTCTCCCTGCGCTGCCGGGGCCGCGCCGCCCATGCCGGGCGCGAACATCATCTGGGCCGCAATGCCATCGTCGCCGCGGCCGATTTCGCCCGCCGCCTCGACGCGCTCAACGGCCAGCGCGAGCATGTCACCTTCAATGTCTCGCGCATTGATGGGGGCGGTGCCCCCAATGTGGTACCGGAGCTGGGCATTTGCCGCTTCAATGTGCGGGTGAAAACCGAAGACGACGCCCTCTGGGCGCGGGCCGAAATCGACGCGCTGGTCAAACTCACTGATGCGCGCGACGGCATTGCGGCCGATCTGCATGGCGGCTTCACCCGCCCGCCCAAGCCCATGAGCCCGGCCAATTTGCGCATGTTCGAATGGACGCGCGCCGCCGGCGAGCCGCTGGGCCTCGACATTCGCTGGAAGGACACGGGCGGAGTGTGCGAAGGCAATAATCTGTGGGCGTCGGGCTGTCCCAATGTGGATACGCTGGGCGTACGCGGCGCAGATATTCATTCCAGCCGGGAGATCGCCAAGCTCTCCAGCCTGCCCGAGCGTGCCCAGCTGTCGGCGGTGATGCTGATGCAGTTCGCCCGCGGCCGGTTCAACGCTGCAGAGGCGCGCGCGCTGGCGAAGGGCTAG
- a CDS encoding arginine N-succinyltransferase: MLVVRAARSGDVDGFLKLARAAGPGFTSLSLPDDALAAKLAASEAAFDGTLSDPCDCNYQLMLEDTDTGDILGTSAVKAMVGIKKPYFDFKIFTFAQASKEAGKRFDMDAMLLVNDFAGSTEVGSLFVSDAARGAGAGSLTAKARYLLVASARERFGKRILSELRGVVDEKGDSIFFEHVSRPFFRMSFDEADRLSAATDNQFILDLMPSHLIYLDLLPREARAVIGKTHPHGVNALRLLEAEGLRYERYVDIFDGGPLVSCGADEVRTIRESRVLPVAGTSPAGDRRRALVSNDRIGDFRCVYTQITHDEAQAGLDDDARRALDVRVGDPVRFWIKD, encoded by the coding sequence ATGCTGGTGGTGCGCGCGGCCCGGTCGGGCGATGTCGACGGGTTCTTGAAGTTGGCCCGGGCGGCGGGTCCGGGCTTCACCAGCCTGTCGCTGCCCGATGATGCCCTCGCGGCCAAGCTGGCGGCGTCGGAAGCCGCGTTTGACGGCACGCTGAGCGATCCGTGCGACTGCAATTATCAGCTCATGCTGGAAGATACAGACACCGGCGACATCCTGGGCACCTCGGCGGTCAAAGCCATGGTGGGGATCAAGAAGCCGTATTTCGACTTCAAGATTTTCACTTTCGCCCAGGCCTCGAAGGAAGCGGGCAAGCGCTTTGACATGGACGCCATGCTGCTGGTCAATGATTTCGCCGGCTCGACAGAGGTCGGCTCGCTCTTTGTCAGCGATGCGGCGCGCGGTGCCGGGGCGGGCAGTCTGACGGCCAAGGCGCGCTATCTGCTGGTGGCGTCCGCCCGCGAGCGCTTCGGCAAGCGCATCTTGTCCGAATTGCGCGGCGTGGTGGATGAGAAGGGCGATTCCATCTTCTTCGAGCATGTGTCGCGTCCCTTTTTCCGGATGAGCTTTGATGAGGCTGACCGGCTCTCGGCGGCCACCGACAATCAATTCATCCTCGACCTCATGCCGTCCCACCTCATCTATCTTGACCTTTTGCCGCGCGAGGCGCGCGCGGTCATCGGCAAGACCCATCCCCACGGCGTCAACGCCTTGCGCCTGCTTGAGGCCGAGGGCCTGCGCTATGAGCGCTATGTGGACATTTTCGACGGCGGCCCGCTGGTCTCGTGCGGCGCGGACGAGGTGCGCACCATCCGCGAAAGCCGGGTGCTGCCGGTCGCCGGTACCAGCCCGGCCGGTGACCGCCGCCGCGCCCTGGTCTCCAATGACCGGATCGGCGATTTCCGCTGTGTCTATACGCAGATCACCCATGACGAGGCCCAAGCCGGCCTCGACGACGACGCCCGGCGCGCGCTGGATGTGCGCGTAGGCGATCCCGTGCGCTTCTGGATCAAGGACTGA
- the astD gene encoding succinylglutamate-semialdehyde dehydrogenase, with translation MTASLFINGAWRDGRAAAFRSIDPSSADTVWEGAAASPQDVRAAFAAARAAFPDWALAEYDTRRAIAERFGELLKERSETIAELIARETGKPLWEARTEAGAMAGKIAVSVKAYAERTGTTRTETDFGEQTLEHKPLGVMFVLGPYNFPGHLPNGHIVPALLAGNTIVFKPSELTPAIGALMAQLWADAGLPDGVLNLVQGARETGAAALDDPDLDGVLFTGSWATGSFIHKKFAGRTGIQLALEMGGNNPLVVWDAADAGAAARVAVLSAYITAGQRCSCARRLIVPEGQAGDAVVAAVAALIPQLTLGVWNASPEPFMGPLVSTHAADQVLKAQDALLALGARAIVKAGRGPGPAFVTPGLLDVQGVKTPDEEVFGPLLQVRRAASFEAALAEANNTAYGLAAGLVSDDASLWPRFRALVRAGIVNFNRPTPGAASTMPFGGPGQSGNLRPSAFYAADYCAYPVAAQAAPTLVRQAIKGLDG, from the coding sequence ATGACCGCGTCCCTCTTCATCAATGGTGCCTGGCGTGATGGCCGCGCCGCTGCCTTCCGCTCCATCGATCCGTCCAGTGCCGATACCGTCTGGGAGGGTGCTGCCGCCTCGCCGCAGGATGTGCGCGCGGCCTTTGCGGCAGCGCGGGCAGCCTTCCCGGACTGGGCGCTGGCGGAGTATGACACGCGCCGTGCCATCGCTGAACGGTTCGGCGAGCTCCTGAAAGAACGCAGCGAGACCATCGCCGAGCTGATCGCGCGCGAAACCGGCAAGCCGCTCTGGGAGGCGCGCACCGAAGCGGGCGCCATGGCCGGCAAGATCGCGGTATCGGTGAAGGCTTATGCGGAGCGGACCGGAACCACCCGCACCGAAACCGATTTCGGCGAGCAGACGCTGGAGCACAAGCCGCTGGGCGTCATGTTCGTGCTGGGGCCGTATAACTTCCCCGGCCATCTGCCCAATGGCCATATCGTCCCGGCCCTGTTGGCGGGCAATACGATTGTCTTCAAGCCGTCTGAACTCACTCCGGCCATTGGCGCGCTGATGGCGCAGCTGTGGGCGGACGCGGGCCTGCCCGACGGCGTGCTGAATCTGGTGCAGGGCGCGCGTGAAACCGGTGCCGCGGCGCTGGATGATCCCGATCTCGATGGCGTGCTGTTCACCGGCTCCTGGGCCACGGGATCTTTCATCCACAAAAAGTTCGCCGGACGCACCGGAATTCAGCTGGCGCTGGAGATGGGCGGCAACAACCCGCTTGTGGTCTGGGACGCCGCCGACGCCGGGGCTGCGGCCCGCGTGGCGGTCCTGTCGGCCTACATCACCGCCGGTCAGCGCTGCTCGTGCGCGCGCCGCCTGATCGTGCCCGAAGGCCAGGCGGGCGACGCCGTGGTCGCGGCGGTCGCCGCCCTGATCCCGCAGCTGACGCTGGGTGTCTGGAACGCAAGCCCCGAACCTTTCATGGGGCCGCTGGTCAGCACCCACGCCGCTGATCAGGTGCTCAAGGCCCAGGACGCGCTGCTGGCGCTGGGCGCGCGCGCGATTGTCAAGGCAGGGCGGGGCCCCGGACCGGCCTTTGTAACGCCGGGCCTGTTGGATGTGCAGGGCGTGAAGACGCCGGACGAGGAAGTGTTCGGCCCGCTGCTGCAGGTGCGCCGCGCGGCAAGCTTCGAGGCGGCTTTGGCCGAAGCCAACAACACCGCCTATGGCCTGGCTGCAGGCCTGGTCAGTGATGATGCCTCGCTTTGGCCGCGCTTCCGCGCGCTGGTACGGGCGGGCATTGTGAACTTCAACCGGCCGACGCCGGGTGCCGCGTCGACCATGCCGTTCGGTGGCCCCGGCCAGTCCGGCAATCTGCGCCCCAGCGCCTTCTATGCAGCCGATTACTGCGCGTATCCGGTGGCAGCCCAGGCGGCACCCACCCTGGTGCGTCAGGCGATCAAGGGGCTCGATGGATGA